One window from the genome of Vibrio vulnificus NBRC 15645 = ATCC 27562 encodes:
- a CDS encoding VC2046/SO_2500 family protein, whose translation MQIHTLDKASIINELSFGNGISQAVQQGRRADFALLLSMFSEDARHITPVEQIETQEMTDAVLRKQFGLSEPQKLRSDQSSYAISAEQAKQFHNAGLPSAKLSHYLSAEPLAYMPEETFDLPEEVYQNLSGHERAKLATPEVKLLPEAGLYNHLSTALVKAKFAAYA comes from the coding sequence ATGCAGATACACACATTAGACAAAGCAAGCATCATTAACGAGCTGAGCTTCGGCAATGGCATTAGCCAAGCCGTTCAGCAAGGACGTCGTGCCGACTTTGCGCTGCTGCTTTCGATGTTTTCTGAAGACGCTCGTCACATCACTCCCGTAGAACAAATTGAAACGCAGGAAATGACGGATGCCGTGTTGCGTAAGCAATTTGGTTTGTCCGAACCTCAAAAATTAAGAAGCGATCAATCGAGCTACGCGATTTCTGCAGAACAAGCGAAACAGTTCCACAATGCAGGGCTTCCTTCAGCCAAACTGAGCCACTATCTCAGTGCAGAGCCATTGGCTTATATGCCAGAAGAGACGTTTGATCTACCAGAAGAGGTTTATCAAAACCTTTCTGGGCACGAGCGAGCAAAACTCGCAACCCCTGAAGTTAAATTGCTACCAGAAGCTGGGTTGTACAACCACCTATCCACTGCACTGGTCAAAGCAAAATTTGCCGCCTACGCGTAA
- a CDS encoding glycine zipper family protein, with translation MKSKLLVVLLFSSSTQASLIIDKNGIDEKEYIYDLHQCEALSEQVEKETQSRGAVGGALKGAAIGSAGTAIAGGSGSEGAKKGAAVGLAAGVIGGSRDRRENSKNYQEQKHQVLRNCMTNRGYVILN, from the coding sequence ATGAAAAGTAAATTATTGGTGGTGTTGCTCTTCTCGAGCAGCACACAAGCGTCACTCATCATCGACAAGAATGGTATAGATGAAAAAGAGTATATTTACGACTTGCACCAGTGTGAAGCACTTTCTGAGCAAGTAGAGAAGGAAACACAGAGTCGAGGTGCAGTCGGTGGAGCACTGAAAGGCGCTGCAATTGGTTCTGCGGGGACGGCTATCGCTGGAGGCTCCGGTAGCGAAGGCGCAAAGAAAGGTGCTGCTGTTGGTTTAGCCGCTGGTGTTATTGGTGGTAGTCGAGACAGACGCGAAAACAGTAAAAACTATCAAGAGCAAAAGCACCAAGTACTGCGTAATTGCATGACCAACCGTGGGTATGTGATACTCAATTGA
- the sodB gene encoding superoxide dismutase [Fe] — translation MAFELPALPYAKDALEPHISAETLEFHHGKHHNTYVVKLNGLIPGTEFEGKTLEEIIKTSTGGIFNNAAQVWNHTFYWHCLAPNAGGEPTGAVAEAINAAFGSFEEFKAKFTDSAINNFGSSWTWLVKKADGSLAIVNTSNAATPITEEGVTPLLTVDLWEHAYYIDYRNLRPDYMNGFWALVNWDFVAENLAK, via the coding sequence ATGGCATTTGAACTACCAGCTCTTCCTTACGCAAAAGACGCGCTTGAGCCACACATCTCTGCAGAAACTCTTGAGTTCCACCACGGCAAACACCACAACACTTACGTTGTGAAACTAAACGGCCTAATTCCTGGTACTGAATTCGAAGGTAAAACTCTAGAAGAGATCATCAAGACTTCTACTGGCGGTATCTTCAACAACGCAGCACAAGTATGGAACCACACTTTCTACTGGCACTGCCTTGCTCCAAATGCAGGCGGCGAACCAACAGGTGCAGTTGCAGAAGCGATCAACGCAGCGTTCGGTTCATTCGAAGAATTCAAAGCAAAATTCACAGATTCAGCAATCAACAACTTTGGTTCATCTTGGACTTGGTTGGTGAAGAAAGCTGACGGTTCTCTAGCAATCGTTAATACTTCAAATGCGGCAACACCAATCACTGAAGAAGGCGTAACACCACTACTGACTGTAGACCTATGGGAACACGCTTACTACATCGATTACCGCAACCTACGTCCAGACTACATGAACGGTTTCTGGGCACTGGTTAACTGGGATTTCGTTGCAGAGAACCTAGCGAAATAA
- a CDS encoding SDR family oxidoreductase: MDIKNALILVTSAGSLLGRTVAAHFARLGAIVILCDQDQTSLSETHKELYAITQDVYPITLQDYSQSSIQSLFDHIQAQFNRVPNVLVNCWTSSPLPLLNTEATSEGFIEKLSSTAGALYGYVQVCAERMRRTETKGVIVNVISHDDHLNFTGVESVTSLVSGFTHSWAKELTPFNIRVGGVIPSVSHHHGQIDATHWAQVQDELIRNAEYIVANEYFSGRVVTTEV, encoded by the coding sequence ATGGATATCAAGAACGCTTTGATTTTAGTGACGAGTGCGGGCTCATTATTGGGCAGAACAGTGGCAGCGCACTTTGCGCGTCTCGGTGCCATTGTTATTCTCTGCGACCAAGACCAAACTTCATTGAGTGAGACACACAAAGAGCTCTATGCCATCACTCAAGATGTTTATCCGATCACTTTGCAAGACTATAGCCAATCTTCCATTCAATCCTTGTTTGACCACATTCAGGCACAGTTTAACCGCGTCCCCAATGTACTCGTGAACTGTTGGACCAGCTCTCCTCTGCCACTTTTGAATACTGAAGCAACCTCAGAAGGCTTCATAGAAAAGCTATCAAGTACCGCTGGCGCACTATACGGCTATGTGCAAGTGTGCGCGGAACGAATGCGACGCACTGAAACGAAAGGCGTGATCGTCAATGTTATTTCGCACGATGATCATCTAAATTTTACCGGAGTTGAAAGTGTTACTTCCCTCGTTTCAGGTTTTACTCACAGTTGGGCAAAAGAGCTCACCCCTTTTAATATTCGCGTTGGTGGTGTGATTCCATCGGTATCACACCATCACGGACAGATAGACGCGACACATTGGGCTCAAGTGCAGGATGAACTCATTCGCAACGCTGAGTACATCGTGGCGAATGAGTACTTTAGTGGTCGAGTCGTCACGACTGAGGTATAA